The genomic interval TCCTAAAGCTTAAAAGTTGAAAGGCTTAAATGGAACTACAAAAATTGTTTAAGGATGTTTATCATGCTGATTTTATAGAGGTTATTGAAGTACTCAAGGCACTGAGCTCATTTATTATGCATGGTGCTGGTTGGTTTTACCATGCGTGGCACTGATTTACAGCATCAAGCATGGCACTGACTTATACTGTCAAGCATGACACTCACTTACACTGTCAAGCATGGCACTGACTTACATTATCAAGCATGACACTTtcactattaatcatgacaatgactTTCACTATCAAGCATGGCACTGACTTTCACTACCAAGCATGGCACTGACTTTCACTATCAAACATGACACTGACTTTCACTATCAAGCATGGCACTGACTTTCACTATCAAGCATGGCACTGACTTTCACTATCAAGCATGGCACTGACTTTCACTATCAAGCATGGCACTGACTTTCactataaatcatgacaatgaCTTTCACTATCAAGCATGACAATGACTTTCACTATCAAGTATGGCACTGACTTTCACTATCAATCATGGCACTGACTTTCactataaatcatgacaatgaCTTTCactataaatcatgacaatgaCTTTCACTATCAAGCATGGCACTGACTTTCactataaatcatgacaatgaCTTTCACTATCAAGCATGGCACTGACTTTCAACATACATGTCAATTTCACTATCAAGCATGGCACTGACTTTCACTATCAAGCATGACACTGACTTTCACTATCAAGCATGGCACTGACTTTCACTATCAAACATGACAATGACTTTCACTATCAAGCATGGCACTGACTTACCACACCATGCACTGACTTACCATACTGCGGAACATGAAGACGGGGCATCAGATAGAACTTGACAGTGTTCATGATCCCCTGAACGAACTGTGCCACCATCTGCGCGTCGGCAGTGATCCCTTGCACAGTGCCATCCTCTGCCACGCCCATGTACACGACCCCACGTTCGCCGGCGTTCAGTAGACCCACTAACAGCTGccgtggggaaaaaaatgggttaaTTGTTGAATATTCGTTTCTTTGAGTTGTATTTGGGGTttcttttaatcatatttttttttcNNNNNNNNNNNNNNNNNNNNNNNNNNNNNNNNATTTTCCTTTCACCTTTTATTCCTATAAGAGTTTTCATATTCTTAAAAACCTCATCGGAATAATCACGCTTGTATTNNNNNNNNNNNNNNNNNNNNNNNNNNNNNNNNNNNNNNNNNNNNNNNNNNNNNNNNNNNNNNNNNNNNNNNNNNNNNNNNNNNNNNNNNNATTTTCTTATGTTCTTTTCAACTTTTATTCCTATTTTAgttctcgtttctcttcttctttttagtatTTAAAGACTCATCGGAAAATCTAAACCAAGACACACANNNNNNNNNNNNNNNNNNNNNNNNNNNNNNNNNNNNNNNNNNNNNNNNNNNNNNNNNNNNNNNNNNNNNNNNNNNNNNNNNNCCTTGAGTACAGTGTCGCGTCGGACGTCAGAAAGGTCAGCCACGGGAAGGAAGTGACATCGCTGACCTGCCGAAAAGGACATCTTCTGGCGGTACACGAAGCTGACTTCCTCCTGCTGTTGGCCGTTCGTCAGCACCGCCTCCAGGTCGTCGTCGCCCTCCGATTTACCGACGCTCTCTTTCACCTGCAGGAGGAAAGGGCGACGCGCGGGAATATGGCGGAGAAGAGGTCGTCGGGTTTTTCTTAGGTCGTGATATTTCTCGTTTTTAATCTTAGCTTTTCTCTGCGTGggaatcttttgtgtgtgtggggggggggggggttgctagcCNNNNNNNNNNNNNNNNNNNNNNNNNNNNNNNNNNNNNNNNNNNNNNNNNNNNNNNNNNNNNNNNNNNNNNNNNNNNNNNNNNNNNNNNNNNNNNNNNNNNNNNNNNNNNNNNNNNNNNNNNNNNNNNNNNNNNNNNNNNNNNNNNNNNNNNNNNNNNNNNNNNNNNNNNNNNNNNNNNNNNNNNNNNNNNNNNNNNNNNNNNNNNNNNNNNNNNNNNNNNACCCGCCTtaccctcctccttaccttcccccttcccctcctcctcaccctccttaccCTCACCTTCTTTACCttcttccttaccctcctcctccccctcactccttacccacctccttacctcccttaccctcccccttcccctcctccttccccgactcctaccttcccctcccccccctcccccaacttaccttccaccttccctccacatAACCTTACCCTTCCCTCACCTtaacctctcttcccctcctccttaccctcccccttcccctaacccttacctacttccccttcccactctccgtacttccccttcccctcctccttcccctcctccttaccttcaccttcccctactccttccctcctccttaccttcccccttcccctctccttcaccctcctcctaccttcccccttcccctcctccttaccttcccccttccctcctccttcccctcctctaccttcccccttcccctcctccttaccttccccttcccctcctccttaccttacccccttcccctcctccttcccctcctccttaccttcccccttcccctcctccttaccttcccccttcccctcctccttcccctcctccttaccttcccccttcccctcactccttaccttccccttcccctcctccttacctccccctcccctcctccttcccctcctccttacccccccttccctctccttaccttcccccttccctcactccttccctcctccttaccttcccccttcccctcctccttacctcccccttcccctcctccttaccttcccccttcccctcctccttcccctcactccttacctcctcctacctcccctcccctccttacctttcccctcactccttcccttcctccttcccctttcccctcactcctcctccccttccctcctccttacctccccttcccccttcccctccccttcccctcctccttaccttcctaGCCTCGTGCAGTCCCATAGTGAGAACAGACTCGCTCTGAGAGACCAAGTTATTCCTCTGCCGGAGGGGTCTTACGGGCGGGGGGTCGTGCGCCACCAtcacgcccgcccgcacgccctcctTCCTGGGTTTCGAAGGCGCTGCTGGTCGGTTCCcacgccccccgcccccgcctcccNNNNNNNNNNNNNNNNNNNGCCCTCGGGTTTGTCCTCTGTCAGGGCGTAGGTTGAGAGTCGTGATTTTGTNNNNNNNNNNNNNNNNNNNNNNNNNNNNNNNNNNNNNNNNNNNNNNNNNNNNNNNNNNNNNNNNNNNNNNNNNNNNNNNNNNNNNNNNNNNNNNNNNNNNNNNNNNNNNNNNNNNNNNNNNNNNNNNNNNNNNNNNNNNNNNNNNNNNNNNNNNNNNNNNNNNNNNNNNNNNNNNNNNNNNNNNNNNNNNNNNNNNNNNNTATTTCTATTTNNNNNNNNNNNNNNNNNNNNNNNNNNNNNNNNNNNNNNNNNNNNNNNNNNNNNNNNNNNNNNNNNNNNNCGAGAAAGAGGTAGACGAAGAGGACATAAGCGCTTGACACACAAAAAAGTGCGTTGCCAATTTCAGTGAATCTGCGTTGCCAGTTTCAGTGAATCAAAAGGAATACCAGTTATTGGCAACAATACGTAGCCAAATATTTGNNNNNNNNNNNNNNNNNNNNNNNNNNNNNNNNNNNNNNNNNNNNNNNNNNNNNNNNNNNtgaaatatttttgtttgtgtcacGTCACTCCTTCATTTAGGCTAAATGTCATCATTTGTCAGTGTTCAGTAGNNNNNNNNNNNNNNNNNNNNNNNNNNNNNNNNNNNNNNNNNNNNNNNNNNNNNNNNNNNNNNNNNNNNNNNNNNNNNNNNNNNNNNNNNNNNNNNNNNNNNNNNNNNNNNNNNNNNNNNNNNNNNNNNNNNNNNNNNNNNNNNNNNNNNNNNNNNNNNNNNNNNNNNNNNGCTAAATAACATCCATCTAGTCAAAGAGAGTAAAAAGCATGATGAAACTCCCTGAACCAAAAATCTTGTGACTTCAGACAACTGACCTGAATCCCACCAGCGTTATAAATCTGCTTGGAATGGAGCTGACAATCAACTTCAAACACACCTTGTTTACCTTGCAAAATCCttataaaaaatcaaaggaaatcaAATCAAAACCTGTAGAGTTTCTTTTCATGCAAATTGTTCTGTAATCAAAAGAAACTCCAGCGTTAACAACCTTATTGCCATCCCCTCGCATATAAAAACTGACTGGAGGCATTCTTTATAAGGAAAAGCAATACCACCGACCTACAGAGGAAATTTTGACCTCATCAAGTCACACGNNNNNNNNNNNNNNNNNNNNNNNNNNNNTCACAAGGTTAATATCTGGAATGAGTGTTGTTTTCCGACCAACACTCCCAGAGAACAACCAAACTATGATGAAAGCCAGTTCATTATGGCGTCCCTCAATGAAGTATCCTCTGCTTATAGTACAAATAAAAGTTAATAGGGtctacaacccccctcccccgagaAATTTCTTCAGAATTGACGTAAACATTACTACATAACACAACTCGCACATGAAGCATAAATTTTGGCAAGATTCCATAAAACAGCCAGGAAGAAACTCGgtgaacaaaatattatataaaagtttattatctattaaatgataataaataataaactgcaAATTTAGTCAGTAGCCGACCGTGAAAGAATCCCGAAAACAGAGTAAATGACCTATTGAGTCGTTTTTCTGAGGTGAATTCATTAGAAGCGATTATCAGAGATCTGAAATTATTTACTAACATCAGGGGCATTTTAACTCTCCCCAAACCTATTGTTAAAAGGCCGGGTGCAGTTACATAATCAGATATTACATATCTTAAGTACTATACTGTATTAGACATGTAAATTCcaatataatgatgaatacaaCTTTCAGTGAATGATCTGATTAAACCACACAATCTATCAATACACTTTACCACCAAAATGTATTTTACTAGTCTCtaatgctgcgttcggaactcctcaTCCAACAAGGTGGACAAAACGTTTCGACCGTTCNNNNNNNNNNNNNNNNNNNNNNNNNNNNNNNNNNNNNNNNNNNNNNNNNNNNNNNNNNNNNNNNNNNNNNNNNNNNNNNNNNNNNNNNNNNNNNNNNNNNNNNNNNNNNNNNNNNNNNNNNNNNNNNNNNNNNNNNNNNNNNNNNNNNNNNNNNNNNNNNNNNNNNNNNNNNNNNNNNNNNNNNNCCGGTGTGATAAAATAGTGAATATTTACTTTCGAGCTGGTTGCAGTGTGGGCAATGACGGCCCCGGAGGTTCCGAACGCAGCAAGAAGACGAAACCAAAAGATTTCGTAGTGAGTTAAACTTCATTAATCTCGTTCATctggttattatatatttgccATTTAATCACGTAATTTGCACCACAGAAAGGACTATGTGAATTTAGGATGTCaatgaaaaagggtttggggaaccaCTGATCCAAGCCATGGCCAACCCACCTATAAATTTTCATCTAAAACAGCAACGCTTCACATCGTACCTCTAAACCNNNNNNNNNNNNNNNNNNNNNNNNNNNNNNNNNNNNNNNNNNNNNNNNNNNNNNNNNNNNNNNNNNNNNNNNNNNNNNNNNNNNNNNNNNNNNNNNNNNNNNNNNNNNNNNNNNNNNNNNNNNNNNNNNNNNNNNNNNNNNNNNNNNNNNNNNNNNNNNNNNNNNNNNNNNNNNNNNNNNNNNNNNNNNNNNNNNNNNNNNNNNNNNNNNNNNNNNNNNNNNNNNNNNNNNNNNNNNNNNNNNNNNNNNNNNNNNNNNNNNNNNNNNNNNNNNNNNNNNNNNNNNNNNNNNNNNNNNNNNNNNNNNNNNNNNNNNNNNNNNNNNNNNNNNNNNNNNNNNNNNNNNNNNNNNNNNNNNNNNNNNNNNNNNNNNNNNNNNNNNNNNNNNNNNNNNNNNNNNNNNNNNNNNNNNNNNNNNNNNNNNNNNNNNNNNNNNNNNNNNNNNNNNNNNNNNNNNNNNNNNNNNNNNNNNNNNNNNNNNNNNNNNNNNNNNNNNNNNNNNNNNNNNNNNNNNNNNNNNNNNNNNNNNNNNNNNNNNNNNNNNNNNNNNNNNNNNNNNNNNNNNNNNNNNNNNNNNNNNNNNNNNNNNNNNNNNNNNNNNNNNNNNNNNNNNNNNNNNNNNNNNNNNNNNNNNNNNNNNNNNNNNNNNNNNNNNNNNNNNNNNNNNNNNNNNNNNNNNNNNNNNNNNNNNNNNNNNNNNNNNNNNNNNNNNNNNNNNNNNNNNNNNNNNNNNNNNNNNNNNNNNNNNNNNNNNNNNNNNNNNNNNNNNNNNNNNNNNNNNNNNNNNNNNNNNNNNNNNNNNNNNNNNNNNNNNNNNNNNNNNNNNNNNNNNNNNNNNNNNNNNNNNNNNNNNNNNNNNNNNNNNNNNNNNNNNNNNNNNNNNNNNNNNNNNNNNNNNNNNNNNGCGAGGCAGACCTTCTCTCCCGGCAGGCGAAGGGAACGGACGGCCTCGCGAGAGAGTGGAAGTCTTCCTGAAGCGACGGGAGGGAGACGTCACCTCTGAGGAAGTCGGAGAGTGACATCTCGGCCAAATCCGGTCCGTTTGGCTCTGCCCTTGCGCTAGCCATTGCTCTGGGGAGACGCGGCGAAGGGGGACGTTGGTGTAAGAAGTGTGAGGTGAATTCCCACGTGCTGAGACGGGGGTGTCTTGATGATaagataaggagggggggggggattagagtcactaatatattgattaaatgttgttataaataataattaattgctgatttatttgttttctaatgGCTGAAAGATGTATTTCGGTGTGATTGCTTATGTCATGAATTTGATAAAGAACCAACGGCCAAGTTCATCCTCGcgctcttgtaaaaaaaaaaaaatcagaatgaagATTAATAATTATACGATTAATAAATATCTCACATTATTAAGATCTACACAAAGCCCCCCAAGACGGAGATGATAAAGCCAATAGATAAAATACACCAATAAAGAACCATCCAGCCAGTCGCTGCTCACGCCTCTGACGTCGGCCATGTTTGTTGACAGACGCTGAGGCCGGCACCTGACCCGCGAGGAAGAAAGTGTCAAATATTATCAATTAGGACCCTTTGTCGCCACGCTGAAAGGTTGGTTTTGGTCTATCCTTGTCATGTTTACGTTTGGTgttgttatatttgtgtttggtGGGCAGCTGGAGGCTGTGTGGTTCTTCACAGTAATGAAAGTGAAATCTTAGGTGGACGTGACCATAtcgttgtatttttatttgtttggaaTAAACTGCCGCAGATAACCTTGTCTTGAGTAGAACACAGAGTACAACCTGAGTTAGAGCGTATATTTTACGCAACATATAATATAGTCGATTATCTATGGTGTCTTAGTCCATCTCTAATTTCGTATAACCTTTAGTTTTAATAAACATTGAGTTAATCTCctgtatattatcaatatattgtattagtaattACATccgtagtattttttttatgaaagtcgATAGCATGAGAGTGCAGGCATTAGAAGTAGGTCAGTAGTTGACCTGCTTACGGATGATTCATATGGACATGTTATTTACCTCTTTTATGTCCCTTTCCGTGGGTAGGGAAGTGTATCTCGTATGTAATAGCCTTTGAACTGTTAGGAGAGAGCTGCTTGNNNNNNNNNNNNNNNNNNNNNNNNNNNNNNNNNNNNNNNNNNNNNNNNNNNNNNNNNNNNNNNNNNNNNNNNNNNNNNNNNNNNNNNNNNNNNNNNNNNNNNNNNNGGTCCTTCCCAAAGATGCTATTTTAAGGAACGGCAGGAAGATTGCCCGTTTTTAGCTAAGTCGCGAGGATAAATTCTACACTGATGGAACTGTTCTGCGATGTGCCATATGATTTANNNNNNNNNNNNNNNNNNNNNNNNNNNNNNNNNNNNNNNNNNNNNNNNNNNNNNNNNNNNNNNNNNNNNNNNNNNNNNNNNNNNNNNNNNNNNNNNNNNNNNNNNNNNNNNNNNNNNNNNNNNNNNNNNNNNNNNNNNNNNNNNNNNNNNNNNNNNNNNNNNNNNNNNNNNNNNNNNNNNNNNNNNNNNNNNNNNNNNNNNNNNNNNNNNNNNNNNNNNNNNNNNNNNNNNNNNNNNNNNNNNNNNNNNNNNNNNNTGAATATATACCactgtgttaggttaggttagatgttGGCTTAGGATGTTTTGCCCGACAACCACAGGCTCCGCGTCTGGCAAGGGGTACACTGTGTTCAAAGATTTTACTGAAATATTGGTTGGATGcctgtagagtttttttttttctttaagaatgtgtgtatgtctagTGTTTCACAGCCCTGTANNNNNNNNNNNNNNNNNNNNNNNNNNNNNNNNNNNNNNNNNNNNNNNNNNNNNNNNNNNNNNNNNNNNNNNNNNNNNNNNNNNNNNNNNNNNNNNNNNNNNNNNNNNNNNNNNNNNNNNNNNNNNNNNNNNNNNNNNNNNNNNNNNNNNNNNNNNNNNNNNNNNNNNNNNNNNNNNNNNNNNNNNNNNNNNNGTCACTGCACTGTTATCTGTGTTGACCTTTAAATTTTTCATGGTTATCAATTTTAGGTATTCATGCACATTGATTTTGCAGAAGAAACCATGGCAGACAGTGATGATGAGTATGAGCGACGTAGACGGGACAAATTCCGTGGAGAGAGATCGGAGTAtacaagcagcagcagcaccagagACCGTAGAGATGACAGTAGGCGAGGAAGGGATGACTGGGCTGACAGGTGAGAAGATAACATGCTAATTGTTATCAGGCTGTACAGTTACGTAAATTATGTCCGTGTATGTAAATCGTGTGGAACTTTGAAAATTTACTGCATTAATGTagagaaatttttattatattatgctttTTAACTATGATGTATATTATTGGGATTTCTTTATACAGAGGCCGTGATAGTTGGGGTAGCAGGGAACGTGGTTCCTCGCGTCGGGAATATGGCAGGGACTACGGAAGGTCCCGTGACCGCTATTCCCCTGGCAGACATGACATGTCTCCTCCCATTAAGCGGATGAGGCAGGACTGGTAAGCGTCACAGCTGTAACATTTTCTCAGTACCTGACTCGCTTCAACAtccatttgtatatttttttgtacagGTGAAACagaaatgtgtttgtatatggcTGCAGTGACTTTTGTCATGTAATTGATTGATTTCTGACATTACACAAACAGGGACGACCGAAGGTATCCATATGAGAGCAGCGGTGGTGGGGCAGGAGCAAATTATGGGGCCTATGGAGGTAGCTACGGGCAGGATTACGGCCATCCATCTGGTCATGCTGGTGGTGGGGGAAGGTTAGCTCATTTTGTGTTTGTCGGCAGGCTTCTTGCACAGTTGGTAGAAGCTTCACAAAAGATGCATTTCCATTAATTTCTTGAgcaaaatttttggtaaaatgtTCAGTAGATATACTTATCTTTCGAGATAAAACAGGACTTGAATTCCTCAAATGGTAATTGATGTGACAAGTACCATCTTTTCTGGTGGCAATTAGGGTGCCATGCGAACATGACATAACACCTAAAACCTGTCTCATGATCAGATGTGAGACATGCTGCAAAGCTCCACCCACTCCTGTAACCTAATGGGAATGNNNNNNNNNNNNNNNNNNNNNNNNNNNNNNNNNNNNNNNNNNN from Penaeus monodon isolate SGIC_2016 chromosome 21, NSTDA_Pmon_1, whole genome shotgun sequence carries:
- the LOC119586500 gene encoding uncharacterized protein LOC119586500; protein product: MASARAEPNGPDLAEMSLSDFLRGDVSLPSLQEDFHSLARPSVPFACRERRGQTRGXXXXXXXGGGGGGRGNRPAAPSKPRKEGVRAGVMVAHDPPPVRPLRQRNNLVSQSESVLTMGLHEARKVKESVGKSEGDDDLEAVLTNGQQQEEVSFVYRQKMSFSAGQRCHFLPVADLSDVRRDTVLKLLVGLLNAGERGVVYMGVAEDGTVQGITADAQMVAQFVQGIMNTVKFYLMPRLHVPQYGVRYTNVTASSGHILNNVWVVELHAVPQMEHYYNPIMDMTYYIRHGTATKSLSFSAFCHAVVAKTAEDMDKDVKKLQDRVTRLEKALQEAGVDISSVGPHVCSLCYFNNCPTQCYGKKAVGGEVSRCPS